Proteins encoded by one window of Superficieibacter sp. HKU1:
- the rseC gene encoding SoxR-reducing system protein RseC, which yields MIKEWATVVSWQNGLAQVNCDVKSSCSSCASRAGCGSRVLNKLGPQTSHTITVPSAQPLIAGQKVELGIAEASLLSSALLVYMSPLVGLFIVASVFQVLFSSDAAALCGAILGGVGGFLIARGFSANLATREAWQPVILSVGLPPDELRIAE from the coding sequence ATGATTAAAGAGTGGGCGACCGTTGTCTCCTGGCAAAACGGTCTGGCGCAGGTCAACTGCGATGTTAAATCCTCCTGTAGTAGCTGCGCCTCTCGCGCAGGCTGCGGCAGTCGCGTGCTGAACAAACTCGGCCCGCAGACTAGCCACACGATTACCGTGCCCAGCGCGCAGCCGCTGATCGCCGGTCAAAAGGTCGAACTTGGTATTGCCGAAGCCAGCCTGTTGAGTTCGGCGCTGCTGGTCTACATGTCGCCGCTGGTGGGATTGTTTATTGTCGCCTCCGTTTTTCAGGTCCTGTTTTCCAGTGACGCGGCGGCGCTGTGTGGGGCCATTCTGGGTGGCGTCGGTGGTTTCTTAATCGCCCGTGGCTTCTCGGCAAATCTGGCAACGCGCGAAGCGTGGCAGCCGGTGATCCTGAGCGTCGGCCTTCCCCCGGACGAACTGCGTATCGCCGAGTAA
- the era gene encoding GTPase Era, whose protein sequence is MSEEKSYCGFVAIVGRPNVGKSTLLNNLLGQKISITSRKAQTTRHRIVGIHTEGPYQAIYVDTPGLHMEEKRAINRLMNKAASSSIGDVELVIFVVEGTRWTPDDEMVLNKLRDGKAPVILAVNKVDNVQEKADLLPHLQFLASQMNFLDIVPMSAETGMNVDTVAGIVRKHLPEAIHHFPEDYITDRSQRFMASEIIREKLMRFLGAELPYSVTVEIERFITNERGGYDINGLILVEREGQKKMVIGNKGAKIKTIGIEARKDMEEMFEAKVHLELWVKVKSGWADDERALRSLGYVDDL, encoded by the coding sequence ATGAGCGAAGAAAAAAGTTATTGTGGGTTTGTTGCCATCGTAGGACGTCCTAACGTTGGTAAATCGACCCTGTTGAACAACCTGCTGGGGCAGAAGATTTCGATCACCTCCCGCAAGGCGCAAACCACCCGTCACCGCATTGTCGGTATCCATACTGAAGGCCCGTATCAGGCAATTTACGTCGATACCCCAGGCCTGCATATGGAAGAAAAACGCGCCATCAACCGCCTGATGAACAAAGCGGCCAGCAGTTCGATCGGTGACGTTGAGCTGGTCATTTTCGTGGTTGAAGGCACGCGCTGGACGCCGGACGACGAAATGGTCCTCAACAAGCTGCGTGACGGTAAAGCGCCGGTGATCCTCGCGGTGAACAAAGTCGATAACGTGCAGGAAAAGGCCGATCTGTTGCCCCACCTGCAGTTCCTGGCAAGCCAGATGAACTTCCTTGATATCGTCCCGATGTCCGCAGAAACCGGAATGAACGTCGATACCGTTGCCGGGATCGTGCGCAAGCACCTGCCGGAAGCCATTCACCACTTCCCGGAAGATTACATCACCGACCGCTCGCAGCGTTTTATGGCCTCCGAAATCATCCGTGAAAAACTGATGCGTTTCCTCGGCGCCGAGCTGCCTTATTCGGTGACGGTAGAGATAGAGCGTTTTATCACCAACGAGCGTGGCGGCTACGACATCAACGGTCTGATCCTTGTTGAGCGCGAAGGACAGAAGAAAATGGTCATTGGCAACAAAGGGGCCAAAATCAAAACCATTGGAATCGAAGCGCGTAAAGACATGGAAGAGATGTTCGAGGCTAAAGTCCATCTTGAACTGTGGGTGAAAGTGAAATCCGGCTGGGCTGACGACGAGCGCGCGCTGCGCAGTCTCGGCTACGTTGACGACCTGTAA
- the lepB gene encoding signal peptidase I: MANKFALILVIATLVTGILWCIDKFIFAPKRRERQAAAQVAAGDSLDKKTLKKVGPKPGWLETGASIFPVLAIVLIVRSFIYEPFQIPSGSMMPTLLIGDFILVEKFAYGIKDPIYQKTLIETGHPKRGDVVVFKYPEDPSLDYIKRAVGLPGDKVTYDPVAKQVTIQPGCSSGQACGSALPVTYSDVEPSDFVQTFARRNGGEATSGFFQVPQNESKENGIRLAQRKETLGDVTHNILTVPIAQDQLGVYYKQQGQQLATWIVPPGHYFMMGDNRDNSADSRYWGFVPEANLVGRATAIWMSFEKQEGEWPTGVRLSRIGGIH, from the coding sequence ATGGCGAATAAATTTGCCCTGATTCTGGTGATTGCCACACTGGTGACGGGCATTTTGTGGTGCATCGATAAATTTATCTTTGCCCCTAAACGTCGGGAACGTCAGGCCGCGGCACAGGTGGCTGCGGGCGATTCACTGGATAAAAAAACGCTGAAAAAAGTCGGTCCGAAACCGGGCTGGCTGGAAACCGGGGCATCCATATTTCCGGTCCTGGCGATTGTGCTGATCGTCCGTTCATTTATCTATGAACCGTTCCAGATCCCATCGGGTTCAATGATGCCGACGCTGCTGATCGGTGATTTTATTCTGGTGGAAAAGTTTGCTTACGGCATTAAAGATCCGATCTACCAGAAAACGCTTATTGAAACCGGCCATCCGAAGCGCGGTGACGTGGTAGTGTTTAAATATCCGGAAGATCCCAGCCTTGACTACATCAAGCGTGCCGTGGGCCTGCCGGGAGACAAAGTGACTTACGATCCGGTAGCCAAGCAGGTCACCATCCAGCCTGGTTGCAGTTCCGGTCAGGCCTGCGGTAGCGCGCTGCCGGTGACTTACTCTGACGTGGAGCCGAGTGATTTTGTGCAGACCTTTGCTCGCCGTAACGGTGGCGAAGCGACCAGCGGCTTCTTCCAGGTGCCGCAAAACGAGTCGAAGGAAAACGGCATTCGCCTGGCGCAGCGTAAAGAAACGCTGGGCGACGTGACGCATAACATATTGACCGTGCCTATTGCTCAGGACCAGCTTGGCGTCTATTACAAGCAGCAGGGCCAGCAGCTCGCAACCTGGATCGTACCGCCAGGACATTATTTCATGATGGGCGACAACCGCGATAACAGCGCGGACAGCCGTTACTGGGGTTTTGTACCGGAAGCGAATCTGGTCGGTCGGGCAACGGCTATCTGGATGAGTTTTGAGAAACAGGAAGGCGAATGGCCGACCGGCGTGCGCTTAAGTCGCATTGGCGGGATCCATTAA
- the lepA gene encoding translation elongation factor 4, with amino-acid sequence MKNIRNFSIIAHIDHGKSTLSDRIIQICGGLSDREMAAQVLDSMDLERERGITIKAQSVTLDFKAADGETYQLNFIDTPGHVDFSYEVSRSLAACEGALLVVDAGQGVEAQTLANCYTALEMDLEVVPVLNKIDLPAADPDRVAEEIEDIVGIDATDAVRCSAKTGIGVQDVLERLVRDIPAPQGDPDGPLQALIIDSWFDNYLGVVSLVRVKNGTLRKGDKIKVMSTGQTYNADRLGIFTPKQVDRTELQCGEVGWLVCAIKDILGAPVGDTLTLARNPAEKALPGFKKVKPQVYAGLFPVSSDDYENFRDALGKLSLNDASLFYEPESSSALGFGFRCGFLGLLHMEIIQERLEREYDLDLITTAPTVVYEVETTSKDVIYVDSPSKLPPVNNIFELREPIAECHMLMPQEYLGNVMTLCVEKRGVQTNMVYHGNQVALTYEIPMAEVVLDFFDRLKSTSRGYASLDYNFKRFQASRMVRVDVLINGERVDALALITHSDNAPYRGRELVEKMKELIPRQQFDIAIQAAIGTHIIARSTVKQLRKNVLAKCYGGDISRKKKLLQKQKEGKKRMKQVGNVELPQEAFLAILHVGKDGK; translated from the coding sequence ATGAAGAATATACGTAACTTTTCGATCATTGCTCACATTGACCACGGTAAGTCGACGCTGTCTGACCGTATTATCCAGATTTGCGGCGGCCTGTCCGACCGTGAAATGGCAGCTCAGGTACTGGATTCCATGGATCTGGAGCGCGAGCGCGGCATTACAATCAAAGCGCAAAGCGTCACGCTCGATTTTAAAGCGGCTGATGGCGAAACTTATCAGCTGAACTTTATCGACACTCCCGGACACGTTGACTTCTCGTATGAAGTTTCCCGTTCGCTGGCCGCCTGCGAAGGGGCGCTGCTGGTTGTGGACGCCGGGCAGGGCGTTGAAGCGCAAACGCTGGCAAACTGCTACACCGCACTGGAAATGGATCTGGAAGTGGTGCCGGTCCTCAACAAAATTGACCTTCCTGCTGCCGATCCGGATCGCGTGGCGGAAGAAATTGAAGACATCGTCGGCATCGATGCCACCGACGCGGTACGCTGCTCGGCGAAAACCGGCATCGGCGTGCAGGACGTTCTTGAGCGTCTGGTGCGCGACATCCCCGCGCCTCAGGGCGATCCCGACGGTCCGCTGCAGGCGCTGATCATCGACTCCTGGTTTGATAACTACCTTGGTGTTGTCTCCCTGGTGCGCGTGAAAAACGGCACCCTGCGTAAAGGCGACAAAATTAAAGTCATGAGCACCGGCCAGACGTATAACGCCGACCGTCTCGGGATCTTCACCCCGAAGCAGGTCGATCGCACCGAACTGCAGTGCGGTGAAGTGGGCTGGCTGGTCTGCGCAATTAAAGACATCCTGGGCGCGCCGGTGGGCGATACCCTGACGCTGGCACGTAATCCAGCGGAAAAAGCGCTGCCGGGCTTCAAAAAAGTGAAGCCGCAGGTTTACGCGGGTCTGTTCCCGGTCAGCTCTGACGACTATGAAAACTTCCGCGACGCGCTGGGCAAGCTGAGCCTTAACGATGCCTCCCTGTTCTACGAGCCGGAAAGTTCCTCGGCGCTGGGCTTCGGCTTCCGCTGCGGCTTCCTTGGCCTGCTGCACATGGAGATCATTCAGGAGCGTCTGGAGCGTGAATACGACCTCGATTTGATCACCACCGCGCCGACCGTGGTTTACGAAGTTGAAACCACGTCAAAAGACGTCATTTACGTCGATAGCCCTTCCAAGCTGCCGCCGGTCAATAACATCTTTGAACTGCGCGAGCCGATTGCCGAATGCCATATGCTGATGCCGCAGGAATATCTGGGCAACGTCATGACCCTGTGCGTGGAGAAACGCGGCGTGCAGACCAACATGGTCTACCACGGTAATCAGGTGGCGCTGACCTATGAAATTCCAATGGCGGAAGTGGTGCTCGACTTCTTCGACCGTCTGAAATCGACCTCCCGTGGTTACGCCTCGCTGGATTACAATTTCAAACGCTTCCAGGCTTCGCGGATGGTGCGCGTGGACGTGCTGATTAACGGCGAACGTGTTGACGCCCTGGCGCTGATCACCCACAGCGACAACGCCCCGTACCGTGGTCGCGAGCTGGTCGAGAAAATGAAAGAGCTGATCCCGCGCCAGCAGTTTGATATCGCGATTCAGGCGGCGATTGGCACCCATATCATTGCCCGCTCGACGGTAAAACAGCTACGTAAAAACGTGCTGGCAAAATGTTATGGTGGCGATATCAGCCGTAAGAAAAAACTGCTTCAGAAGCAGAAAGAAGGTAAGAAGCGAATGAAGCAGGTCGGTAACGTTGAGCTGCCGCAGGAAGCCTTCCTCGCCATTCTGCATGTCGGTAAAGACGGTAAATAA
- the rseB gene encoding sigma-E factor regulatory protein RseB → MKQLWCAMSLVAGSLFFSVNASADVSSGALLQQMNLASQSLNYELSFISINKQGVESLRYRHARLDNQTLAQLLQMDGPRREVVQRGNEISYFEPGLDPFTLNGDYIVDSLPSLVYTNFKRLSPWYDFISVGRTRIADRLCEVIRVVARDGTRYSYIVWLDSETKLPMRVDLLDRDGETLEQFRVIAFNMNDTVASNMQNLAKANLPPLLSVPAGDKVTFNWNPSWLPQGFSEVSSSRRSLPTVDVPIESRLYSDGLFSFSVNVSRATPSSSDQILRTGRRTVSTTLRDNTEITIVGELPPQTAKRIADSVKFRAVQ, encoded by the coding sequence ATGAAGCAACTTTGGTGTGCCATGTCACTTGTGGCTGGTAGCCTGTTTTTCTCTGTAAACGCCTCGGCTGATGTTTCGTCCGGGGCGTTGTTGCAGCAGATGAACCTGGCCAGCCAGTCACTCAATTACGAGCTGTCTTTCATCAGCATCAATAAACAAGGCGTCGAATCCCTGCGTTATCGCCACGCGCGGCTGGACAATCAGACGCTGGCCCAGCTTTTGCAGATGGACGGCCCGCGCCGCGAAGTGGTGCAGCGCGGTAACGAGATCAGCTATTTTGAGCCGGGTCTCGATCCCTTCACGCTCAATGGCGACTATATCGTTGATTCACTGCCGTCGCTGGTCTACACCAATTTTAAACGTCTCTCGCCCTGGTATGATTTCATCTCCGTCGGCAGGACGCGCATCGCGGATCGTCTGTGCGAAGTGATCCGCGTCGTGGCGCGTGATGGCACCCGGTATAGCTATATTGTCTGGCTCGATTCAGAAACCAAACTGCCGATGCGGGTCGACCTGCTGGATCGTGATGGCGAGACGCTGGAGCAGTTCCGCGTTATCGCATTCAACATGAACGATACCGTTGCCAGCAATATGCAGAATCTGGCGAAGGCCAATCTTCCGCCGCTGCTCTCGGTACCGGCGGGCGATAAAGTCACGTTTAACTGGAATCCGTCCTGGCTGCCGCAAGGGTTTAGTGAGGTTTCCAGCAGCCGCCGTTCGCTGCCGACGGTCGATGTGCCCATCGAATCGCGCCTCTATTCGGACGGCCTGTTCAGTTTCTCCGTCAATGTGAGCCGCGCCACGCCTTCCAGCAGCGATCAAATACTGCGTACCGGGCGACGTACCGTCAGCACCACGCTGCGGGATAACACCGAAATCACCATTGTCGGTGAGCTGCCTCCGCAAACCGCGAAGCGCATCGCTGACAGCGTTAAGTTCAGGGCCGTCCAATGA
- the rseA gene encoding anti-sigma-E factor RseA, translating to MQKEKLSALMDGEMLDNELLNELSRSPEMQKTWESYHLIRDSLRGETSDVLHFDISSRVMAAIENEPASLIPEAQPAPHQWQKMPFWHKVRPWASQLTQMGVAACVSLAVIVGVQHYNEQGESTQQPETPVFNTLPMMGKASPVSLGVPADSSVAASGGQQQQVQEQRRRINAMLQDYELQRRLHSEQLQFEQAQTQQAAVQVPGNQTLGTQSQ from the coding sequence ATGCAGAAAGAAAAACTTTCCGCTTTAATGGATGGTGAAATGCTGGATAACGAGCTGCTCAACGAGCTCTCTCGCTCTCCAGAAATGCAAAAAACCTGGGAGAGTTACCATCTCATTCGTGATTCGCTGCGAGGCGAGACGAGTGATGTCCTCCATTTCGATATCTCTTCCCGCGTGATGGCCGCCATTGAGAATGAACCTGCGTCCCTCATCCCGGAAGCGCAGCCTGCGCCGCACCAGTGGCAGAAAATGCCGTTCTGGCACAAAGTCCGCCCGTGGGCCAGCCAGCTGACGCAAATGGGCGTGGCCGCATGCGTATCGCTTGCAGTTATCGTTGGTGTCCAGCACTATAATGAGCAGGGTGAATCAACCCAGCAGCCTGAAACGCCGGTCTTTAATACCTTGCCTATGATGGGTAAAGCGAGTCCGGTAAGCCTGGGCGTGCCGGCAGATTCATCCGTTGCCGCCAGCGGTGGTCAGCAGCAGCAGGTTCAGGAGCAGCGTCGTCGCATTAACGCGATGTTGCAGGATTATGAACTTCAGCGTCGTCTGCATTCTGAACAGCTTCAGTTTGAACAGGCACAAACGCAGCAGGCCGCAGTCCAGGTGCCGGGTAACCAGACTTTAGGAACGCAATCGCAGTAA
- the rnc gene encoding ribonuclease III gives MNPIVINRLQRKLGYTFHHQELLQQALTHRSASSKHNERLEFLGDSILSYVIANALYHRFPRVDEGDMSRMRATLVRGNTLAEIAREFELGECLRLGPGELKSGGFRRESILADTVEALIGGVFLDSDIQNVEKLILSWYQTRLDEISPGDKQKDPKTRLQEYLQGRHLPLPSYLVVQVRGEAHDQEFTIHCQVSGLSEPVVGTGSSRRKAEQAAAEQALKKLELE, from the coding sequence ATGAACCCCATCGTAATTAATCGGCTTCAACGGAAGCTGGGCTACACTTTCCATCATCAGGAATTGTTGCAGCAGGCGTTAACGCATCGTAGCGCCAGTAGTAAACATAACGAGCGTCTCGAATTTCTTGGCGACTCTATTTTAAGTTACGTTATTGCTAATGCGCTTTATCACCGTTTTCCGCGCGTGGATGAAGGCGATATGAGCCGTATGCGCGCGACGCTGGTGCGCGGTAATACGCTGGCGGAAATCGCCCGCGAATTTGAACTGGGCGAATGTTTGCGTCTGGGGCCGGGTGAACTGAAAAGCGGCGGTTTTCGTCGGGAATCTATTCTCGCCGACACGGTCGAAGCATTAATCGGCGGGGTTTTCCTCGACAGCGATATTCAGAACGTCGAGAAATTGATCCTGAGCTGGTATCAGACGCGTCTGGACGAAATCAGTCCTGGCGATAAGCAAAAAGATCCGAAAACGCGTTTACAGGAATATTTACAGGGCCGCCACCTGCCGCTGCCGTCATATCTGGTAGTGCAGGTACGGGGCGAAGCCCACGATCAGGAATTTACTATCCACTGCCAGGTCAGCGGCCTGAGTGAACCGGTGGTAGGCACAGGTTCCAGCCGTCGTAAGGCGGAGCAGGCTGCCGCCGAACAGGCGCTGAAAAAACTGGAGCTGGAATGA